One Paenibacillus riograndensis SBR5 DNA segment encodes these proteins:
- a CDS encoding LysR family transcriptional regulator encodes MIILNIKNNVVKLKYFVNYINYFYILRRYSMYFPGIEAFLAIVRTESISKAAELLHLSQATVSYRLKTLEQEMGGLLVERRKGAPKISLTPKGENFFSIAERWEALWRETQILQASGSQLSLAISAAESISHFVLPPVYRMLNQYTPSIRLQIRTQHTQEAFDSIERREMDVAFVVREIVSPSVTVKPFFTEEMVLLRLAVPGRQAGDTVEMEELAAEHEVFINWNREFQFRHDQWWDPLCPSRVHLDTAGLITTFLKDARQWTIVPASIGAHMIRMGDFVLQKLSVSVPPRTCYKVTHKFPNQALHEPLRILDNYLQDIFGIQ; translated from the coding sequence ATGATAATTTTAAACATAAAGAATAATGTTGTAAAACTCAAATATTTTGTGAACTATATTAATTATTTCTATATATTGAGGAGATATTCTATGTATTTTCCTGGGATTGAAGCGTTTTTAGCTATCGTACGGACCGAGAGTATAAGCAAAGCGGCCGAATTGCTGCACCTGTCACAAGCTACGGTAAGCTATCGGTTAAAGACATTGGAGCAGGAAATGGGCGGCCTTTTGGTTGAGCGAAGAAAAGGGGCACCCAAAATCAGTCTGACCCCAAAAGGGGAAAACTTTTTTAGCATTGCGGAAAGATGGGAGGCTCTCTGGAGGGAAACACAAATCTTACAGGCTAGCGGTTCGCAGTTAAGTCTGGCAATAAGTGCTGCCGAAAGTATAAGCCACTTTGTTTTGCCTCCTGTATATAGAATGCTTAATCAGTATACCCCGTCAATCCGGCTGCAAATTCGTACGCAACATACTCAGGAAGCTTTTGATAGTATTGAGCGGCGCGAGATGGATGTGGCGTTTGTGGTGCGGGAAATCGTGTCGCCTAGTGTCACTGTTAAACCGTTTTTTACTGAAGAAATGGTGTTGTTGCGCCTGGCTGTGCCGGGGCGGCAGGCTGGAGATACTGTGGAAATGGAAGAATTGGCGGCAGAGCACGAAGTCTTCATAAATTGGAATAGAGAGTTTCAATTCAGACATGACCAGTGGTGGGACCCTCTTTGCCCGTCCCGTGTTCATCTGGACACAGCGGGACTCATCACTACTTTTTTGAAGGACGCCAGACAATGGACGATCGTTCCCGCTTCGATTGGCGCACATATGATACGGATGGGAGATTTTGTTCTTCAGAAACTATCCGTATCGGTGCCTCCTAGAACATGCTATAAGGTAACTCATAAGTTTCCAAACCAGGCTTTACACGAGCCCCTTCGTATTCTTGATAACTATCTGCAAGATATATTTGGAATACAATGA
- the kdpA gene encoding potassium-transporting ATPase subunit KdpA: MSYIAIAITLLLSLLLARPAGLYMAQVFNYERTGLDRWFGWLEKPVYAIGGIRKENYNWKQYALAAVLSNAMMMLLVYLIFRFQGALPLNPSGIASMEPTLAFNTVISFMANTNLQHYSGESGLSYLSQMLAIVFMMFTSPATGLAVGIAIIRGLTGKPLGNFFVDMVRAITRILLPVCFVLAFVFVALGVPQTLEPTALGHTLEGVTQEIARGPVASFLSIKELGNNGGGFFGVNSAHPFENPDAISNLLQILLMLLLGTGLPFTYGKMVGNKKQGRVLFVSMAMMFIVFLGISLASENAGNPAVNALGIQHQQGSMEGKEARFGVAQSALYSVVTTASETGAVNTMHDTLTPIGGLITIGNMMLNTVFGGVGVGFVNVLMYTMIAVFLSGLMVGRTPEFLGKKIEGKEMKLIAVTLIINPMLILLPTALALLTQSDTLSNPGFHGLTQALYEFTSSAANNGSGFEGLGDATPFWNISTGIVMFLGRYFSIIAMLAVAGSLAAKKTVPETSGTFRTDKALFGAVFLGTVLIVGALTFFPALALGPIAEFLTLKP; encoded by the coding sequence ATTTCTTATATCGCAATTGCTATAACCTTATTGCTCTCCTTGCTGCTTGCCCGTCCTGCGGGACTGTATATGGCTCAAGTCTTCAATTATGAGCGAACAGGGCTGGACCGCTGGTTCGGCTGGCTGGAGAAACCGGTTTATGCGATTGGCGGAATACGTAAGGAGAACTATAACTGGAAGCAATACGCTCTGGCTGCGGTCCTCAGCAATGCAATGATGATGCTGCTGGTCTATCTGATTTTCAGGTTTCAGGGTGCGCTGCCGTTAAATCCAAGCGGGATTGCTTCGATGGAGCCGACACTTGCTTTTAATACGGTAATCAGCTTTATGGCAAATACTAATCTTCAGCATTACAGCGGCGAAAGCGGGCTATCCTATCTGTCGCAAATGCTGGCGATCGTATTTATGATGTTTACCTCCCCCGCTACCGGGCTTGCTGTGGGAATCGCCATTATCCGCGGTTTGACCGGGAAACCCCTGGGGAACTTCTTCGTGGATATGGTCCGGGCAATCACCCGGATTCTGCTGCCGGTCTGCTTTGTCCTGGCATTTGTTTTCGTGGCCCTTGGTGTGCCCCAAACGCTGGAGCCTACTGCTCTGGGCCATACGCTGGAAGGTGTGACACAAGAGATCGCGCGCGGTCCTGTAGCCTCTTTTCTGTCCATAAAAGAGCTGGGCAACAACGGCGGCGGATTTTTTGGTGTCAATTCGGCCCATCCTTTCGAGAATCCGGATGCGATCAGCAACCTGCTGCAAATTCTGCTCATGCTGCTGCTGGGTACGGGGCTTCCTTTTACCTACGGGAAAATGGTCGGCAATAAAAAACAGGGCCGGGTGCTGTTCGTATCGATGGCCATGATGTTCATAGTCTTCCTGGGGATTTCACTGGCCAGTGAAAATGCAGGAAATCCGGCCGTCAACGCTCTGGGTATTCAGCATCAGCAAGGCTCCATGGAAGGGAAGGAGGCCAGGTTCGGCGTTGCCCAGTCTGCCCTGTACTCGGTCGTTACGACAGCATCGGAGACAGGAGCGGTCAATACGATGCATGATACGCTGACGCCTATAGGCGGATTGATTACGATCGGCAATATGATGCTGAACACAGTATTTGGCGGTGTCGGGGTAGGATTTGTTAACGTGCTGATGTATACGATGATTGCGGTATTTCTATCGGGTCTGATGGTAGGACGAACACCGGAGTTTCTTGGTAAAAAAATAGAAGGTAAGGAAATGAAGCTGATTGCAGTCACGCTGATTATCAATCCGATGCTTATTCTGCTGCCTACGGCCCTGGCGCTGCTCACCCAGTCCGATACCCTTTCGAATCCCGGCTTTCACGGGCTGACACAGGCGCTGTATGAATTTACTTCCTCTGCTGCCAACAATGGCTCCGGCTTTGAGGGGCTTGGCGATGCGACGCCGTTCTGGAATATCTCCACCGGAATTGTGATGTTCCTTGGCCGGTATTTCTCCATCATTGCGATGCTGGCTGTAGCCGGTTCACTGGCAGCCAAGAAAACTGTACCGGAAACCTCAGGGACCTTCCGTACGGACAAGGCTCTGTTTGGTGCTGTTTTTCTGGGTACGGTACTGATTGTCGGAGCATTGACATTCTTCCCGGCGCTTGCCCTGGGACCGATTGCTGAATTCTTGACGCTGAAACCTTAG
- a CDS encoding response regulator → MNKPLILVVEDDKPIRKLITTTLETQGYKYHTAETGEASILEAVSSQPELMILDLGLPDMDGVDIIKKIRTWSNLPIIVVSARSEDRDKIEALDAGADDYLTKPFSVEELLARLRVSLRRIRYDSDKLLKDASSFVNGNLKIDYAAGCVWIGEEEIHLTPSEYKLLCLLAKNVGKVLTHNYILHEIWGSPTVDIPSLRVFMATLRKKIEKTPVQFKYIQTHIGIGYRMLQVGDDS, encoded by the coding sequence ATGAATAAGCCTTTAATTCTTGTCGTGGAGGACGACAAGCCGATCCGCAAGCTGATTACAACCACGCTGGAGACCCAAGGGTATAAATACCATACGGCTGAGACGGGCGAAGCCTCCATATTAGAAGCGGTATCCAGCCAGCCGGAGCTGATGATCCTCGACTTGGGGCTGCCGGATATGGATGGTGTGGACATCATCAAAAAGATCCGCACATGGTCGAATCTGCCGATTATCGTGGTCAGTGCACGCAGCGAAGACCGGGACAAAATAGAGGCGCTGGATGCGGGGGCGGATGATTATCTGACCAAGCCCTTCAGTGTGGAGGAACTGCTGGCCAGACTGCGGGTCAGTCTGCGGAGAATCCGGTATGACAGTGACAAGCTTCTCAAGGATGCATCCAGCTTCGTCAATGGAAACCTGAAGATTGATTATGCCGCCGGATGCGTATGGATCGGTGAAGAAGAAATCCATCTGACCCCAAGTGAATACAAGCTTCTGTGTCTGCTGGCCAAAAATGTCGGCAAGGTGCTGACCCATAATTATATCCTGCATGAAATTTGGGGCAGTCCTACCGTGGATATCCCTTCCTTGCGGGTATTTATGGCAACCTTAAGGAAAAAAATCGAAAAAACCCCCGTGCAGTTCAAGTATATTCAAACACATATCGGAATTGGCTACCGGATGCTTCAAGTCGGTGACGATAGCTGA
- a CDS encoding LysM peptidoglycan-binding domain-containing protein has product MKIHMVKSGDTLYALSQKYGVPLQKIIEANPQISNPDVLAVGDKVKIPTATVPVPENNEVYYKHTVKQGDTLWKLSKAWGIKLKDMIDANTHLKNPNALLVGETVNIPKKGDPVAVEPQSAANAIIDKTKLGAKDYTGVKEQPPAEVSPVTTNLPAPAPNKEPEVAPIINKEPEVSPVVNKVPEVSPVVNKVPEVSPVVNKVPEVSPIVNKVPEVSPVVNKVPEVSPVVNKVPEVSPVVNKVPEVSPVANKAPEVLPVHEMIHESQSLFVQISVPAQEAMTYEMPPQGKSKSGVEPANKQSSCDNSFGYPGLSTNPYFMDSPTAYPYYEPMAVMGMNPAPGFVQPASYMQDYPSPYGLYSATEFPGAWYPNTAPAYENISPVSENSSYVMPQYSEPSMNLPWPSCGCGAEMPVQSVQPYSYEQPMFNNYPGYMQPMPGLSSPYGIDMSPQAYSVAPSTFAAPMVSSIPAYPVYPGMENHAHNRVPEIQEPEFFQQETTPVAVAERSEPAVSSKDSTKPPAEKVKTSGLPANTSSKSSAKQRTSQNTRKNKTKKSKNPWISN; this is encoded by the coding sequence GTGAAAATACACATGGTCAAATCAGGCGATACGCTGTATGCCTTATCGCAAAAGTACGGGGTGCCGCTGCAAAAAATCATCGAGGCTAACCCGCAGATCAGCAATCCTGATGTGCTTGCCGTTGGGGATAAGGTGAAAATCCCTACGGCTACGGTACCCGTTCCGGAGAATAATGAGGTCTATTACAAACATACTGTCAAGCAAGGCGATACCTTGTGGAAGCTGTCCAAAGCATGGGGAATTAAACTGAAGGATATGATTGATGCCAATACACATTTAAAGAATCCAAATGCCCTCTTGGTTGGTGAAACTGTCAATATCCCCAAAAAGGGAGATCCTGTTGCTGTTGAGCCCCAATCCGCAGCCAATGCTATCATTGACAAAACAAAGCTGGGTGCTAAAGATTATACCGGAGTCAAAGAGCAGCCGCCTGCTGAGGTATCACCCGTTACAACCAATCTGCCGGCGCCTGCTCCAAACAAAGAGCCTGAAGTAGCTCCTATAATTAACAAAGAACCGGAAGTATCACCTGTCGTGAACAAAGTACCGGAAGTGTCACCTGTCGTGAACAAAGTACCGGAAGTGTCACCTGTCGTGAACAAAGTACCGGAAGTGTCGCCTATCGTGAACAAAGTACCGGAAGTATCACCTGTCGTGAACAAAGTACCGGAAGTGTCACCTGTCGTGAACAAAGTACCGGAAGTGTCACCTGTCGTGAACAAAGTACCGGAAGTGTCACCTGTCGCGAACAAAGCACCGGAAGTGTTGCCAGTTCATGAAATGATTCATGAATCCCAGAGTTTGTTTGTACAAATCTCAGTTCCGGCTCAGGAAGCGATGACCTATGAGATGCCTCCCCAGGGAAAATCCAAATCAGGGGTCGAGCCAGCTAATAAGCAGTCGTCCTGTGACAATTCATTCGGCTACCCGGGCTTAAGCACAAATCCATATTTCATGGATTCTCCAACGGCATATCCGTACTATGAACCCATGGCTGTAATGGGAATGAACCCGGCCCCGGGCTTTGTCCAGCCGGCGAGCTATATGCAGGATTATCCTTCCCCATATGGCCTGTATTCGGCAACGGAGTTCCCTGGAGCCTGGTACCCGAACACAGCGCCGGCTTATGAAAACATCAGTCCTGTCAGTGAAAATTCATCATATGTTATGCCTCAGTACAGCGAACCGTCCATGAATCTGCCATGGCCATCATGCGGTTGCGGTGCAGAGATGCCGGTACAATCAGTTCAACCGTATTCCTATGAGCAGCCCATGTTTAACAATTACCCCGGTTATATGCAGCCCATGCCAGGATTGAGCTCTCCATACGGAATAGATATGAGTCCGCAGGCGTATTCAGTGGCGCCAAGTACATTCGCAGCACCTATGGTTTCCAGTATTCCGGCGTATCCGGTGTACCCGGGAATGGAGAATCATGCGCATAACAGGGTGCCTGAAATTCAGGAGCCTGAATTTTTTCAGCAGGAGACAACTCCAGTGGCAGTGGCAGAACGTTCTGAACCTGCGGTGAGCAGTAAAGACAGCACCAAACCGCCTGCAGAAAAAGTTAAGACATCAGGTCTGCCCGCCAACACCAGCAGCAAAAGTTCTGCCAAACAGCGCACCAGCCAGAATACCCGTAAAAACAAAACGAAAAAAAGCAAAAATCCATGGATTTCGAACTGA
- a CDS encoding DEAD/DEAH box helicase family protein, translating to MILWINGAFGSGKTQTAFELNRRIPHSFVFDPENAGYYIQKNIPSTLKKNDFQNYSQWREFNYSMLRYIASEFEGIIIVPMTIVEPDYFREIVGRLREDGIKVYHYTLYVSRDRLLARLRSRGEGKHSWAANQIDRCLKGHQHPIFAEQLVTDNMSIEQVAEAIAAKLQISLLPAAPGRMRRFIQRLKVKYQHIRLLDR from the coding sequence ATGATTCTTTGGATAAATGGAGCTTTTGGTTCGGGAAAAACTCAAACGGCCTTTGAGCTAAATCGCAGAATCCCACATTCCTTTGTGTTCGACCCGGAAAATGCCGGCTACTACATACAGAAGAACATACCTTCAACACTGAAGAAAAATGATTTTCAAAATTACTCTCAGTGGCGTGAATTTAATTATTCCATGTTACGATATATTGCCTCCGAATTTGAGGGGATCATTATTGTTCCAATGACGATTGTCGAGCCTGATTACTTTAGGGAGATCGTTGGACGACTGAGAGAGGACGGGATCAAGGTGTATCACTACACCTTGTATGTATCGCGGGATCGGCTCCTGGCCCGGCTGAGAAGCCGTGGAGAAGGAAAACACTCATGGGCTGCCAATCAGATCGACAGATGCCTAAAAGGGCATCAGCACCCTATATTTGCCGAGCAACTGGTTACAGATAATATGAGTATTGAGCAGGTGGCAGAAGCCATAGCCGCCAAACTTCAGATTTCGCTGCTGCCCGCTGCACCAGGGAGGATGAGAAGATTTATTCAACGCTTAAAAGTGAAATATCAGCACATTCGTTTGCTTGACAGATGA
- a CDS encoding HipA domain-containing protein: protein MADSWNKSYTLMHKNEPVAEIELDEATVSISAIGQVYAKQHVPVGIPVKKGKIDRAGLNEWWRGRAIPASRDGIKEALLELNLSATQKLLDKSYGLSLSDQYWIRPSAPELKWNNINFFGNPFSEDVGNVLFGKVSSDAVSLVSPDNTSDGWLKKKWAIINGKRCLIKGGSGATQQEPYNEVIASKIMERLGIPHVPYTLIEQEDYPYSVCENFITPQTELITAWYVMHTQQKPNHVSVYQHYVSCCEELGIPGIVKALDQMMVVDYLVANEDRHQNNFGVIRHAETLEWIGPAPIFDSGSSLWFSKPLGLIRADGKLTCKPFKPDHNEQIKLVTSFDWLDLSALDGIEEEVQDIFRDSLFVDEARCHAICQALRGRIERLQEIVHSWHSQSWVDDHSTDVKENIAYSGLQEEEDEWER, encoded by the coding sequence ATGGCGGATTCTTGGAATAAATCCTACACTCTCATGCACAAGAATGAACCCGTGGCTGAGATTGAACTGGATGAAGCAACAGTCTCCATTTCAGCAATTGGACAAGTGTATGCGAAGCAGCATGTACCCGTTGGGATACCTGTTAAGAAAGGTAAAATAGATCGTGCGGGATTGAATGAATGGTGGAGAGGCCGTGCAATTCCGGCTAGCCGGGACGGGATTAAAGAAGCGCTGCTTGAACTGAACTTGTCTGCGACACAAAAACTGCTGGATAAAAGCTATGGACTCAGCTTGTCCGATCAATATTGGATTCGCCCGTCTGCCCCGGAGTTAAAGTGGAACAACATTAACTTTTTCGGCAATCCCTTTTCGGAGGATGTGGGGAATGTGTTGTTCGGGAAAGTCTCGTCAGATGCTGTGAGCCTGGTGTCACCGGACAATACCTCAGATGGTTGGCTGAAAAAGAAATGGGCCATTATTAATGGCAAACGTTGTTTGATCAAAGGGGGAAGCGGGGCCACCCAGCAAGAACCATACAATGAGGTAATTGCCAGCAAGATCATGGAACGGCTCGGAATTCCCCATGTCCCCTATACCCTGATCGAGCAAGAAGATTACCCATATAGTGTGTGTGAAAACTTCATTACCCCTCAGACAGAACTTATTACCGCCTGGTATGTGATGCACACCCAGCAAAAGCCAAATCATGTTTCGGTGTATCAGCATTACGTGAGCTGCTGTGAGGAGCTGGGCATTCCCGGCATTGTTAAGGCGCTTGACCAGATGATGGTAGTGGACTACCTGGTTGCCAATGAGGATCGTCATCAGAACAATTTTGGTGTGATTCGCCATGCAGAGACGCTGGAGTGGATCGGGCCAGCGCCGATTTTTGATAGCGGTTCGTCGCTTTGGTTTTCCAAGCCGCTCGGCTTGATTCGTGCAGATGGTAAGCTGACCTGCAAGCCGTTCAAGCCGGATCATAATGAGCAGATCAAGCTGGTGACCTCTTTCGATTGGCTGGACTTGTCTGCACTGGACGGCATTGAAGAAGAGGTGCAAGATATTTTCCGTGATTCGCTTTTTGTGGATGAAGCTCGCTGTCATGCGATTTGCCAGGCTCTGCGCGGGCGAATTGAGCGATTGCAGGAAATCGTGCATTCCTGGCATTCGCAATCCTGGGTGGATGACCATAGTACCGATGTGAAAGAGAACATTGCATACAGTGGTCTGCAGGAGGAAGAAGATGAGTGGGAAAGATAG
- a CDS encoding sensor histidine kinase → MEINQTGDGSILEQLTGMKTGQRRGRLKIFIGYAPGAGKTCAMLKAAHEEQKEGTDVVGGFIETHARPDTLAMLEGLELVPPIKMSYEASVIPEFDLDRALQRSPELILLDDLAHANTAGCRHKKRYQDVEELLRAGIHVYTTINVQQIESLTDIVYSITGMTVQERIPDSVFDSADQVELVDIEPNDLIDRLHKGKIYRDNADEQAMGQLFTKEKLTALREIALRNTASQLNRIAIQISEQAKKNDYDTKDHILVCLSSAASNKKVIRAAARMAEAFHGQFTALFVETPQTQKLTQKNKTELRDNLRLAEQMGANIATVYGEDVPGQIAEYAKTSRVSKIVLGRSPFKKRGYAKSNLVDKLTTLLPNIEIYIIPYTQPSFYKRLPLYARYPKLSLADTNKTIAILVVCTLIGIWFRYLGFLESNIITVYILGVLLSAIVTKGRVYSAVSSVMSVLVFNYFFTEPYYSLNAYEAGYPVTFLVMLAASFITSTLTMRVSEQARQSAQKAYRTEVLLETSRKLQQAKDSPAIIDEMARQMVKLLDRTVIFYSVQEGALSAPLIFPKEGSEVDPHTYTGSNERAVADWVLKNNKRAGATTDTFFGANCLYHAVRGGDTVFAVAAIVMEQEEPLEVFEKGLMIAMLGECALALEKEKLNEKQKEISMQIQQEHLRANLLRSISHDLRTPLTSISGNAGILVGNSGVLSEEQKKGLYTDIYDDSIWLIHLVENLLSISRIENGTLNLNFQAELMEEVISEALLHVNRNSEKHVIHTKLDDELLMARMDSRLIVQVLINIVDNAIKYTQQGSHITVSARQDGHRVIVEISDDGPGISEEAKARLFEMFFTADNIRGDGRRGLGLGLSLCKSIVNAHGGTIGVRDNVPKGTVFYFTLHAEEVNVHE, encoded by the coding sequence ATGGAGATCAATCAGACCGGTGACGGTTCCATACTTGAACAGTTAACAGGCATGAAGACAGGACAACGAAGAGGAAGGCTGAAAATTTTTATTGGATATGCGCCGGGCGCAGGAAAAACCTGTGCGATGCTGAAAGCGGCCCATGAGGAGCAAAAAGAGGGGACGGATGTGGTAGGCGGGTTTATAGAAACCCATGCCCGGCCGGATACCTTGGCTATGCTGGAAGGCCTGGAGCTTGTACCTCCAATAAAAATGTCCTATGAAGCTTCTGTCATTCCGGAGTTTGACCTGGACCGAGCACTCCAGCGCAGCCCTGAGCTTATTTTGCTGGACGATTTAGCTCATGCGAATACGGCCGGATGCCGCCACAAAAAAAGATATCAGGATGTGGAGGAGCTTCTCCGCGCGGGAATTCATGTCTATACGACGATTAATGTCCAGCAGATTGAGAGCCTGACGGACATTGTCTACTCTATTACCGGTATGACTGTTCAGGAACGCATTCCGGATAGCGTATTCGATAGTGCGGATCAGGTGGAATTGGTTGATATTGAACCTAATGACTTAATAGACCGTTTGCATAAAGGGAAAATATATCGTGACAATGCTGATGAACAGGCAATGGGGCAGTTGTTCACCAAGGAGAAGCTGACGGCGCTGCGTGAAATTGCTCTGCGCAATACGGCAAGCCAGCTAAACCGGATCGCCATACAAATTAGTGAACAGGCGAAAAAAAATGATTATGATACCAAAGATCATATTTTGGTCTGCCTATCCTCGGCCGCTTCCAATAAGAAAGTGATCAGGGCGGCTGCGAGAATGGCTGAAGCCTTCCATGGACAGTTTACGGCACTTTTTGTAGAAACACCGCAAACCCAAAAATTAACCCAAAAAAACAAAACCGAGCTGAGGGATAATTTAAGGCTGGCTGAGCAAATGGGGGCGAATATCGCGACGGTGTATGGAGAGGATGTCCCGGGACAGATCGCGGAATATGCCAAAACAAGCCGGGTTTCAAAAATTGTCCTCGGCCGCTCTCCCTTTAAAAAGAGAGGGTATGCTAAATCTAATCTCGTGGATAAGCTCACCACTCTGCTTCCCAATATTGAAATCTATATTATTCCCTATACTCAACCCTCTTTTTACAAAAGATTACCTTTATACGCGAGATATCCCAAGCTGTCGCTGGCAGATACCAACAAGACGATTGCCATTCTAGTGGTCTGCACCCTGATCGGCATCTGGTTCCGCTATCTCGGGTTTCTGGAATCCAATATTATTACTGTATATATTCTGGGGGTTCTGTTAAGCGCAATTGTAACCAAGGGAAGGGTGTACAGCGCCGTTTCGTCGGTGATGAGTGTGCTTGTGTTCAATTACTTTTTTACCGAGCCTTACTATTCTCTGAATGCGTATGAAGCAGGGTATCCGGTTACGTTTCTGGTGATGCTGGCGGCCTCGTTCATAACCAGTACACTGACCATGCGGGTAAGCGAGCAGGCCCGTCAATCCGCACAAAAAGCCTACCGGACGGAGGTTCTTCTGGAAACCAGCCGGAAGCTGCAGCAGGCGAAGGATTCCCCGGCGATCATTGATGAAATGGCCCGTCAGATGGTTAAGCTGCTGGACAGGACGGTTATTTTTTATTCGGTTCAGGAAGGGGCATTAAGCGCACCGCTGATTTTTCCAAAGGAAGGCTCTGAAGTTGATCCGCATACGTACACGGGCAGCAATGAACGTGCCGTTGCAGATTGGGTATTGAAAAACAACAAGCGTGCGGGAGCGACCACGGATACATTTTTTGGCGCAAATTGCCTGTACCATGCTGTGCGCGGAGGCGACACGGTTTTTGCAGTGGCCGCTATTGTGATGGAGCAGGAAGAGCCATTAGAGGTTTTTGAGAAGGGCCTGATGATTGCCATGCTGGGAGAATGTGCACTTGCGCTGGAAAAAGAAAAACTGAACGAAAAACAAAAAGAAATTTCCATGCAAATTCAGCAGGAGCATCTGCGTGCCAATCTGCTCCGCTCGATCTCTCATGATCTGCGGACCCCCCTTACCAGCATCTCGGGGAACGCAGGAATTCTGGTGGGAAATTCCGGGGTCCTTAGCGAGGAACAGAAAAAAGGACTGTACACGGATATTTATGATGACTCTATCTGGCTGATTCATTTGGTGGAAAATTTGCTGTCGATCAGCCGGATTGAAAATGGCACACTAAATCTTAATTTTCAGGCAGAATTAATGGAGGAGGTGATCTCCGAAGCACTCCTTCATGTGAACCGCAACAGTGAGAAGCATGTGATTCACACGAAACTCGATGATGAGCTGCTTATGGCCCGGATGGATTCCCGGCTGATTGTGCAGGTTCTGATCAATATTGTGGATAATGCCATAAAGTATACCCAGCAGGGTTCCCACATTACGGTTTCGGCCAGACAGGACGGGCATCGGGTCATTGTGGAAATCTCCGATGATGGTCCGGGTATTTCTGAGGAAGCCAAGGCCAGGCTGTTTGAGATGTTTTTTACGGCGGATAACATTCGCGGGGATGGCCGCCGTGGCCTGGGCCTGGGGCTGTCTCTGTGCAAGTCCATTGTGAATGCCCATGGAGGGACGATAGGCGTGAGGGATAATGTCCCCAAAGGTACGGTATTTTATTTCACCCTGCACGCTGAGGAGGTCAATGTTCATGAATAA
- the kdpF gene encoding K(+)-transporting ATPase subunit F, which yields MMWVLGIIVAALFVYLTYALINPEKF from the coding sequence ATGATGTGGGTACTGGGAATAATCGTAGCAGCTCTCTTTGTGTACTTAACTTACGCGCTGATTAATCCGGAAAAATTCTAG
- a CDS encoding NAD(P)-dependent oxidoreductase has protein sequence MKILIVGYFNETSKSNIARYFPQDWNVVVVPPGQEMLHHIEDCQVIIPEHIKVDHSLLSIAKKLKLVQTGAGFDNVDVPACTQLGIWVANAAGVNAQAVAEHVMALILSYYKNIPFLDTFMKNKMDESQLDYTGSELKGKTIGIIGLGAIGKKVAAFCRVFDMNVLAYARNAVVQSDGFVKMTDFDTLLSTSDIISVHIPLNQQTKQLINKAVFKKMKNSTLFINTARGGIVNERDLIDALKNGDISGACLDVFESEPLPIDSELRNLGNVILTPHTAGMPDGRKFHKKRYDFFINNIKRIENGEEPESKLNQLL, from the coding sequence ATGAAGATTCTCATCGTTGGCTATTTTAACGAAACCTCAAAATCAAATATTGCAAGGTATTTTCCGCAAGACTGGAACGTTGTAGTTGTCCCGCCCGGACAAGAAATGCTGCATCATATTGAAGATTGCCAGGTAATCATCCCTGAACATATTAAAGTGGATCACAGCCTGCTTTCTATCGCAAAAAAATTAAAATTGGTACAGACGGGTGCAGGATTTGATAATGTAGATGTCCCTGCCTGTACACAGCTCGGCATTTGGGTGGCCAATGCAGCAGGAGTGAATGCACAGGCAGTGGCCGAGCACGTAATGGCACTGATATTGTCTTATTATAAAAACATACCGTTTCTTGATACATTCATGAAAAACAAGATGGATGAAAGCCAATTGGACTATACAGGGAGTGAATTAAAGGGCAAAACGATTGGGATTATCGGTTTGGGCGCTATCGGAAAAAAGGTAGCTGCGTTTTGCAGGGTTTTTGATATGAATGTGCTGGCTTATGCGAGAAATGCCGTTGTACAATCTGACGGTTTTGTGAAAATGACGGATTTCGATACGCTTTTAAGCACATCGGATATAATCAGTGTACATATACCCTTGAATCAGCAAACCAAACAGTTGATCAACAAAGCAGTATTCAAGAAAATGAAAAATTCCACTCTTTTTATCAATACAGCCCGCGGCGGGATTGTCAACGAAAGAGACTTGATTGATGCATTAAAAAACGGGGATATTTCAGGCGCATGCCTGGACGTGTTTGAATCTGAACCGCTTCCTATTGACAGTGAGCTCCGGAATCTGGGTAATGTGATACTTACTCCCCATACAGCAGGAATGCCTGATGGCCGAAAATTTCATAAAAAAAGATATGATTTCTTTATAAATAATATAAAACGTATAGAAAATGGTGAAGAGCCTGAAAGCAAGCTCAATCAGCTATTATAG